A stretch of Xenopus laevis strain J_2021 chromosome 8S, Xenopus_laevis_v10.1, whole genome shotgun sequence DNA encodes these proteins:
- the LOC121397557 gene encoding cortexin domain-containing 1-like, with protein sequence MDDPTLLPLVDVDKGFAIALFLLLCVFLAMMIVRCARLIMDPYKDIPNSMWEDQ encoded by the coding sequence ATGGATGATCCCACCTTGCTGCCCCTTGTGGATGTTGATAAGGGATTTGCTATCGCCCTCTTCTTGCTTCTCTGTGTGTTTCTTGCCATGATGATCGTCCGTTGTGCAAGGCTCATAATGGACCCCTACAAGGACATCCCAAACTCCATGTGGGAAGACCAATAA